One region of bacterium genomic DNA includes:
- a CDS encoding class I SAM-dependent methyltransferase, translating to MCNICGSNRNLLLLKTDFYSLLKGRNCGVIYQVPQINKEEYLKKITEYYEKVDPSELVAISRRRLYNNFFSKIEHLHPRRILDIGCGFGYFLSLTKEKGWNCYGVEVSETLARMGKQRYNLNIETIPFEENDYSNDYFDVITLCNVLDEMMSPIKVLKEIKRILAPNGILFIRIPNADFHIMIYRIHSFLSSIGLGKLVTKKVYIFHIFNFSNIALQKLLKRSHFAPINVLSSLPTSGAPYSILSSDLKVYFFKKIIYFIAQFVYFLSFRKITLAPSIEVFARKTDD from the coding sequence ATGTGTAATATATGCGGAAGTAATAGAAACTTGCTCTTGCTCAAAACCGATTTTTATTCTCTACTCAAGGGTAGGAATTGTGGGGTTATTTATCAGGTTCCTCAGATTAATAAAGAGGAATATCTTAAAAAAATAACTGAATATTATGAAAAGGTTGACCCTTCTGAGTTGGTCGCAATCTCCCGAAGAAGATTATATAACAATTTCTTTTCAAAAATAGAGCATCTTCATCCACGGAGAATTTTAGATATCGGATGCGGTTTTGGGTATTTTTTATCCCTTACAAAAGAAAAGGGGTGGAATTGTTACGGAGTAGAAGTTAGCGAGACACTTGCCAGAATGGGAAAGCAACGCTACAATTTAAACATTGAGACAATCCCTTTTGAAGAAAATGATTATTCTAATGATTATTTCGATGTTATCACCTTATGTAATGTATTAGATGAAATGATGAGCCCTATAAAAGTTCTCAAAGAAATAAAAAGAATTCTTGCCCCAAACGGAATACTTTTTATTAGAATTCCTAATGCGGATTTTCATATTATGATTTATAGAATTCATTCGTTTCTCTCATCTATTGGGCTGGGGAAGTTGGTCACCAAGAAAGTATATATATTCCATATTTTTAACTTCTCAAATATAGCTTTACAGAAACTACTTAAAAGGAGTCATTTCGCACCTATTAATGTTCTGAGCTCACTTCCTACATCTGGTGCCCCTTACAGTATTCTTTCGTCTGATTTAAAAGTTTACTTTTTTAAGAAAATTATCTATTTTATTGCCCAATTTGTATATTTCTTGAGCTTCAGGAAAATTACTCTTGCTCCCAGCATTGAAGTATTTGCAAGAAAAACTGATGACTAA
- a CDS encoding glycosyltransferase family 9 protein — protein sequence MKSIGVILMGGIGEMILFTPALKALRNAFPKSLITLFLSESAPGEVVQNSGLVNEFIILRKGVIKNLCLIGDLRKKCFDLVITATGVNPVKAGLVALLMGAKFRLGENIRGRGLFYNIKVPYNEEAHQVEGNLNLVKALGVNISDKELYIHTDKKDEEFAVNFLSQYGVKSGDIIVGIHSGSGRYQARFKRWLPTRFAKLADRIVEDYNAKIVLLGGKDEIELGNRVASLMVHKPIIASGKTTLGQLAALIERTNLIVSNDSGIVHIACAVGTPVVAIFGPTNYKNSGPWGKNAVIVRKDLPCSPCYSSRGITRTTIRCKELRCFKDITVEDVMSGVRRLFG from the coding sequence ATGAAAAGTATTGGGGTAATACTTATGGGTGGGATTGGTGAAATGATTCTCTTCACACCTGCTTTGAAAGCATTACGAAATGCTTTTCCTAAGAGCTTGATAACACTGTTTTTGTCGGAGTCTGCTCCAGGGGAAGTAGTTCAAAATAGTGGACTTGTGAATGAATTTATTATTCTAAGAAAGGGAGTTATTAAAAATCTATGTCTAATAGGTGATTTAAGAAAGAAATGCTTTGACCTTGTCATAACTGCAACAGGTGTTAATCCAGTAAAAGCAGGCTTGGTTGCCCTCTTAATGGGTGCAAAATTTAGATTAGGAGAAAATATAAGAGGAAGAGGGCTCTTTTATAACATAAAGGTACCTTATAATGAGGAAGCTCATCAAGTAGAAGGAAATCTAAATCTTGTCAAAGCGCTTGGGGTCAATATTTCTGATAAGGAGCTGTATATCCATACTGACAAGAAAGACGAAGAATTTGCAGTTAACTTTTTGTCCCAATATGGAGTAAAATCTGGAGATATTATTGTAGGGATACATTCTGGTTCTGGTAGGTATCAGGCGAGATTCAAGCGTTGGCTTCCGACCCGATTTGCTAAACTTGCTGATAGAATTGTAGAGGATTACAATGCTAAAATTGTATTATTAGGAGGAAAAGATGAAATTGAGCTTGGAAACAGAGTTGCAAGCCTGATGGTCCATAAACCTATAATTGCATCAGGAAAGACAACTTTGGGGCAACTTGCTGCTTTGATAGAACGGACCAACTTAATCGTAAGTAATGACAGTGGGATAGTGCATATTGCCTGTGCGGTTGGGACTCCAGTAGTAGCTATATTTGGGCCAACTAATTATAAAAACAGTGGTCCTTGGGGTAAAAATGCGGTAATAGTAAGAAAAGATTTACCGTGTAGCCCATGTTATTCATCCAGGGGTATAACAAGGACTACTATAAGGTGCAAGGAGCTTCGATGTTTCAAGGATATAACAGTAGAAGATGTGATGTCGGGGGTGAGAAGATTGTTTGGATAA
- the asnB gene encoding asparagine synthase (glutamine-hydrolyzing), translating to MCGICGIVGPNRNKTIDEGLLQRMCNSMVHRGPDDNGFYIDENVAIGIQRLSVIDLYTGHQPMGNEDKTIWVVFNGEIYNFKELKQVLEKEGHKFVTRSDTETIVHSYEEYGEECVKKFRGMFAIAVWDKEKKKLFLARDRLGIKPLYYTLVNGNLLFASEIKALLECEEVKRDVDLVGMHYFLTFLYIPTPLSMFKGIKKLPPAHTLSYINGEIDISQYWDLGFSKGKIQREDYYCEQILDLLKEAVKIRLISDVPLGVFLSGGIDSSSIVGLMSEGLINQTPTAKVKTFSIGYEERFASYNELKYSRLVAKHFGTDHHEFIVKPDAVDLLPKIIHHFDEPFADSSAISTYLVSQVARKHITVALSGIGGDEAFSGYPRYIGLQLARYYKKLPLFMRKNLLLRLTNQLPESTESGDIIGRFKRFIRGGILPADERYLSWVSFFDNEAYNKLFTEELKNELLISDPFKIHKELLDKEWISEFLDRIFYLDVKTYLVDDLLAMGDRMSMANSLELRVPFCDHKLLELSASIPYSLKIKGLRLKYLLKRAVSRLLPKEIITKRKQGFMIPLGSWLQTELKDLTLDLLSSKSIKRRGYFNCDYIQWMLREHYEGRQNLSDQIWALMTLEMWHRIYIDNGTNYKPHG from the coding sequence ATGTGTGGTATATGTGGGATTGTCGGTCCTAATAGAAACAAGACAATAGACGAAGGTCTTCTCCAAAGGATGTGTAATTCAATGGTTCATAGGGGTCCCGATGATAATGGTTTCTATATAGATGAAAATGTAGCTATTGGGATACAACGGTTAAGTGTCATCGATTTGTATACTGGACATCAACCCATGGGCAACGAGGATAAAACGATTTGGGTAGTCTTTAACGGAGAGATATATAACTTTAAAGAATTAAAGCAAGTATTAGAGAAAGAAGGGCATAAGTTTGTTACCCGTAGCGATACTGAGACTATAGTGCACTCTTACGAAGAGTACGGTGAAGAGTGTGTTAAAAAGTTTAGGGGTATGTTTGCTATTGCTGTCTGGGATAAAGAAAAGAAGAAGCTATTTTTGGCAAGAGATAGGTTAGGGATAAAACCACTGTATTACACTTTAGTTAATGGGAACTTGCTTTTTGCTTCAGAAATTAAAGCTCTTCTTGAATGCGAGGAGGTAAAAAGGGATGTAGATTTGGTAGGGATGCACTATTTCCTCACATTTCTTTACATTCCTACACCTTTATCAATGTTTAAAGGGATTAAAAAACTGCCTCCTGCCCATACTTTGAGTTATATAAATGGTGAAATAGACATTTCTCAATATTGGGACCTTGGCTTTTCGAAAGGTAAGATACAGAGGGAGGATTACTATTGTGAACAAATTCTTGACCTCCTGAAAGAGGCGGTCAAAATCAGGTTAATAAGCGATGTGCCTTTAGGTGTTTTTCTATCAGGTGGTATTGATTCAAGCTCTATTGTAGGGCTAATGAGTGAGGGTTTGATTAATCAAACCCCTACCGCCAAGGTAAAGACTTTCTCTATAGGATATGAAGAAAGATTTGCTTCTTATAACGAACTCAAATACTCGCGTCTTGTAGCAAAGCATTTTGGCACCGACCATCACGAATTCATTGTTAAACCTGATGCTGTAGACCTTTTGCCTAAAATAATACATCATTTTGATGAACCCTTTGCAGACTCATCTGCTATATCCACTTATTTAGTTTCACAAGTAGCAAGAAAGCATATTACTGTAGCACTTTCAGGTATTGGTGGCGATGAAGCGTTTAGTGGCTATCCCAGATATATTGGATTGCAGTTAGCTCGTTATTACAAAAAGTTGCCTCTCTTTATGCGTAAGAATCTTTTATTAAGACTTACTAATCAACTTCCAGAATCTACTGAAAGCGGAGATATTATCGGTCGGTTTAAAAGATTTATCCGGGGAGGAATACTACCTGCGGATGAAAGGTATTTAAGCTGGGTATCCTTTTTTGATAATGAGGCCTATAATAAGCTATTTACAGAGGAATTAAAGAACGAACTATTAATAAGTGACCCATTTAAAATACATAAGGAACTTTTAGACAAAGAATGGATTTCTGAATTTCTTGACAGAATATTTTATTTAGATGTAAAGACTTACCTTGTAGATGACTTATTAGCGATGGGTGATAGAATGAGCATGGCAAATTCATTAGAGTTAAGAGTCCCTTTTTGTGACCATAAGTTATTGGAATTGTCTGCCAGTATTCCGTACTCGCTTAAAATTAAAGGGTTAAGACTAAAATATCTATTAAAAAGGGCTGTTTCTCGGTTACTTCCGAAGGAAATAATTACCAAAAGGAAGCAAGGTTTTATGATACCCCTTGGTTCTTGGCTGCAAACAGAGCTTAAGGATTTGACTTTAGATTTGCTATCAAGTAAAAGTATTAAAAGGAGGGGCTATTTTAATTGTGACTATATTCAATGGATGTTAAGAGAGCATTATGAGGGGAGGCAAAATTTATCTGACCAAATTTGGGCTCTTATGACACTTGAGATGTGGCACAGAATTTATATTGATAATGGCACAAATTATAAACCACATGGATAG
- a CDS encoding GDP-mannose 4,6-dehydratase has product MKILITGGAGFIGSNTANYYLGKGDAVTIYDNMSRRGVEKNIKWLTEKSAGSIHELPLRIIVGDIRDFDKLVRVIDDVDIIYHFASQVAVTTSVANPRDDFEINALGTLNVLEAMRKINKDRQILVFTSTNKVYGAMEDIQVVCKENRYEYKELKEGVSENRNLNFHSPYACSKGAADQYVQDYARIYGLKTVVFRLSCIYGPRQFGCEDQGWVAHFIISSVLGKELTIYGDGMQTRDILFIDDLIEAFEQVVKKIDKICGKVYNIGGGPENTLSLLELIAKIGGLLNKKINYSFSQWRPGDQKVYVSDIRRAKEELGWVPKVNIDKGISKLIEWVIANKELF; this is encoded by the coding sequence ATGAAAATTTTAATCACAGGCGGAGCAGGCTTTATTGGGAGCAACACAGCTAATTATTATCTCGGTAAAGGAGATGCAGTAACAATATATGACAATATGTCAAGAAGAGGAGTAGAAAAGAATATAAAGTGGTTAACGGAAAAATCAGCAGGGTCAATTCATGAATTGCCACTACGAATTATTGTGGGAGATATTCGTGATTTTGATAAATTAGTAAGAGTTATTGATGATGTAGATATAATTTATCATTTTGCATCTCAGGTAGCCGTCACTACATCAGTAGCAAATCCACGTGATGACTTTGAGATAAATGCTCTTGGTACTCTGAATGTTCTTGAGGCAATGAGAAAAATAAATAAAGATAGACAGATATTAGTTTTTACCTCTACTAACAAAGTATACGGAGCAATGGAAGATATTCAGGTAGTTTGTAAAGAAAATAGGTATGAATATAAAGAATTAAAAGAGGGCGTTTCAGAGAATAGAAATCTTAATTTTCATTCTCCTTATGCCTGTTCTAAAGGGGCTGCCGACCAATATGTCCAAGATTATGCAAGAATTTATGGCTTAAAAACTGTGGTGTTTCGGCTGTCGTGTATCTATGGACCGAGGCAGTTTGGATGCGAGGACCAGGGTTGGGTAGCTCATTTTATAATATCATCGGTGTTAGGAAAGGAGTTAACAATATATGGAGACGGTATGCAAACGAGGGACATTTTATTTATAGATGACCTTATAGAAGCTTTTGAGCAAGTAGTTAAGAAGATTGATAAAATCTGTGGAAAAGTCTATAATATAGGTGGTGGGCCAGAGAATACTTTGTCATTGTTGGAACTTATTGCCAAAATAGGTGGGCTCTTGAACAAAAAAATAAATTACTCTTTTAGTCAATGGAGACCGGGTGACCAAAAAGTTTATGTAAGCGATATAAGAAGAGCAAAAGAAGAGTTAGGTTGGGTTCCAAAGGTAAACATAGATAAGGGAATAAGCAAATTGATAGAGTGGGTTATAGCTAATAAGGAGTTGTTTTAG
- a CDS encoding glycosyltransferase family 9 protein translates to MKITSYEPFMRQKLNSLYLFLRGKILNTLSIFLTKQSKAPHPNEIKRILLIRIDRIGDVVLSTPALRALRERFPISHISILVSPKTQDLLLQSPYVDEVIPYNGKIAITSLLHSKNRRKKFNLAIDLHLDYPLKTALIAYLSGAKYRVGFNIAGKSIFLNIRVMPDKKEKHLVEHTLDLIRAVSGNISTEEPELSIIPEAKQYVNNFLIHNNILNNDLLVGIHPGGYYPTQRWLPERFARVGDKIIDEYKAKIILMGGPGEEEIVEEIASNMKHKPVIYVREPLRNLVAIIDRCSLLICNNSGPLHIATAIGTPTVSTMGPTNPVRWWPWGDRNIVIRKHLPCNPCNKGVCNDHKCMELITVNEVMEAVNTILTRKRE, encoded by the coding sequence ATGAAGATAACAAGCTACGAGCCTTTTATGCGCCAAAAACTTAATAGCCTATATCTATTCTTGAGAGGAAAGATTCTTAATACTCTTTCAATTTTTCTTACAAAGCAAAGTAAAGCTCCTCACCCTAATGAGATAAAGAGAATTCTTCTAATTCGTATTGATAGGATTGGTGATGTTGTCCTTTCAACTCCCGCTTTAAGGGCGCTTAGAGAAAGATTTCCCATTTCCCATATTTCCATACTTGTTTCACCTAAAACTCAAGATTTACTTCTTCAATCTCCTTATGTGGACGAAGTTATTCCATATAACGGAAAGATTGCAATAACATCGTTATTGCACTCCAAAAATAGAAGGAAAAAATTTAACCTTGCAATTGATTTACATCTTGATTATCCATTGAAGACTGCGCTCATTGCTTATTTAAGTGGTGCTAAATATCGGGTTGGATTTAATATTGCAGGTAAAAGTATTTTTTTAAACATCAGAGTGATGCCTGATAAAAAGGAAAAACACCTTGTAGAACACACTCTTGACTTAATAAGAGCAGTTAGTGGAAATATATCTACCGAGGAGCCTGAGCTCTCAATTATTCCTGAAGCGAAACAATATGTTAATAATTTTCTAATTCATAACAATATTTTAAACAATGATTTATTAGTTGGAATTCATCCTGGTGGCTATTATCCTACTCAACGCTGGTTACCTGAAAGATTTGCAAGGGTGGGAGATAAGATTATTGATGAATATAAAGCAAAGATTATACTTATGGGAGGGCCGGGTGAAGAGGAAATAGTTGAAGAGATAGCAAGTAACATGAAGCATAAACCTGTTATCTATGTAAGAGAACCTTTAAGAAATTTAGTTGCTATTATAGACAGATGCAGTCTTTTAATTTGTAATAACTCTGGTCCCCTTCATATTGCGACTGCGATTGGGACTCCTACAGTTTCTACTATGGGACCTACTAATCCAGTTCGCTGGTGGCCTTGGGGAGATAGAAACATAGTAATAAGAAAACATTTACCTTGCAATCCATGTAATAAAGGAGTATGTAATGACCATAAATGCATGGAACTTATAACAGTAAATGAAGTTATGGAAGCAGTAAATACCATATTAACCCGAAAAAGAGAATAA
- a CDS encoding class I SAM-dependent methyltransferase, whose amino-acid sequence MNEIYDLYKRRFKISLEQFKDSVFQRNLGSYTKSYETYKKLKNIVTCFKQEIKKDKLFKVLDARCGNGYHIFLLNMLKEVKEKVSFDGVDISELEIEFAREVNNSFGFNNINFRVGDAEHLEFPQNSFDIILCNDVLEHLKKT is encoded by the coding sequence ATGAATGAAATTTATGACTTATATAAGAGAAGATTTAAAATCAGCTTAGAGCAATTTAAAGATTCAGTTTTTCAAAGAAACCTTGGTAGCTATACTAAAAGCTATGAGACATACAAGAAACTTAAAAATATAGTTACCTGTTTTAAACAAGAAATCAAAAAAGATAAGCTTTTTAAAGTCTTAGATGCAAGATGCGGTAATGGGTATCATATATTCCTGCTTAATATGCTAAAGGAAGTAAAAGAAAAAGTTAGTTTTGATGGAGTTGATATTTCAGAGTTAGAGATAGAGTTTGCTCGTGAAGTAAATAACTCCTTTGGATTTAATAATATAAATTTCAGAGTTGGTGATGCAGAACATCTTGAGTTTCCCCAAAATTCTTTTGATATTATTTTATGTAACGATGTATTAGAGCATTTGAAAAAAACCTGA
- a CDS encoding glycosyltransferase family 39 protein has translation MKNSMSNNPLRYLIIIPLIIYIFFATPSLKEWASADSVPYLMGADEISGSRHWLNFSYITKAGFAHPPLYSIILSIIRKLAGTNTIFFRLFGLICCLISIVFIYFISSKLCRDKNNYFVPLIACFIFSINPFMIRGSLHIDPDNTLITTLMLAFIFLFLKNMECLNTKNIIQLSFVFALLLSAKLTTPLILFAILFYLLINKKFIESISIVKIFILGFIFFGVFWILYSLKFNYSPSSIFKSFIELASGHVGTHIFDPQFIYDIFRALLWFSPFFLLLWLLKIIDRLHGIFQCKILDTSEDLLIIISIIIFMIYLCLIPMTHGFPKYLFPVVSIMSILIADIVAKVKHDILYSIRSFIIIIGLVLIFNIIFVGDLLYLTNYVIKERFIRSHFDVLILHKESLNMLFKLFSLLILSLAIFIFYRKGRKQRFISACIISFFIMFISSSLALNIIQYKAKYQVIYTYGKEGTKDLVRFLKSRINFDDRIIAPCEIVYYLDAINSGFVVSSRDLTTPENFIKVLKDINPTCVVYGIASNTIEQYRDVFSSNLISDYFRIHHFKSVNIGSYTLWIRTDRNDL, from the coding sequence ATGAAAAATAGCATGTCAAATAATCCTCTTCGTTATTTAATCATCATACCACTAATTATTTATATTTTTTTTGCTACCCCCAGTTTGAAAGAATGGGCATCTGCTGATTCAGTGCCATACCTTATGGGAGCTGATGAAATTTCTGGCAGTCGCCACTGGCTCAATTTCTCATACATAACTAAAGCTGGATTTGCACACCCACCTTTATACTCAATTATATTAAGTATTATAAGAAAATTAGCTGGGACAAATACTATATTTTTTAGGTTATTTGGCCTAATTTGTTGTTTAATCTCAATTGTTTTTATCTATTTTATTAGCAGTAAACTCTGCAGAGATAAAAACAATTATTTTGTTCCATTAATAGCCTGTTTTATATTCTCCATAAATCCTTTTATGATTAGAGGCTCGTTACATATAGATCCCGATAATACGCTAATAACAACCTTAATGCTCGCTTTTATTTTTTTATTTTTAAAGAATATGGAATGTTTAAACACAAAAAATATAATCCAATTATCATTTGTTTTTGCTTTATTATTAAGTGCTAAACTTACCACTCCCCTTATACTTTTTGCTATTTTATTTTATCTTCTTATAAATAAAAAATTTATTGAAAGTATTTCCATAGTAAAAATTTTCATTTTAGGCTTTATATTTTTTGGTGTGTTCTGGATATTATATAGCTTAAAGTTTAATTATTCTCCATCTTCTATATTTAAATCTTTTATAGAATTAGCTTCAGGCCATGTTGGTACACATATTTTTGACCCCCAATTTATATACGACATTTTTCGTGCCCTCCTATGGTTTTCACCGTTCTTTTTATTGTTATGGCTATTGAAGATTATTGATAGATTACATGGAATTTTTCAATGTAAAATTTTAGACACCAGTGAAGATTTACTGATTATAATAAGTATAATCATTTTTATGATTTATTTATGCCTTATACCTATGACTCATGGTTTTCCGAAATATCTTTTCCCTGTTGTTTCAATTATGAGTATTCTCATAGCAGATATTGTAGCAAAGGTTAAACATGATATATTGTATAGCATAAGGAGTTTCATTATCATCATTGGTCTTGTGCTAATTTTCAACATCATTTTTGTTGGAGACTTATTATATCTTACAAATTATGTAATAAAGGAGCGATTTATAAGAAGCCATTTTGATGTTTTAATATTACATAAAGAATCGCTTAATATGCTATTTAAGCTTTTCTCATTGCTTATCCTATCGTTGGCAATATTCATTTTTTATCGTAAGGGAAGAAAGCAGCGGTTTATATCTGCTTGTATAATTTCTTTTTTTATTATGTTTATCTCCAGTTCTTTAGCATTAAATATTATTCAATATAAAGCTAAATATCAGGTAATATATACTTATGGCAAAGAAGGCACGAAGGATTTAGTAAGGTTTCTGAAATCAAGAATTAATTTCGATGATAGGATTATTGCTCCTTGTGAAATAGTTTATTATTTAGATGCAATAAATTCAGGCTTTGTTGTAAGCAGTAGAGATTTAACAACACCAGAAAATTTTATAAAAGTATTGAAAGATATAAATCCCACTTGTGTAGTTTATGGAATAGCCTCGAACACTATAGAACAATATAGAGATGTATTTAGCTCTAATTTGATTTCTGATTATTTTCGAATTCATCATTTCAAAAGTGTGAATATTGGTTCGTATACATTGTGGATAAGAACTGATAGAAATGATTTGTGA
- a CDS encoding glycosyltransferase: MGFHNISEDATHILTMDADLNHQPEDLPIFLKVLEHNDVDVVIGSRYIPGGTMKNVHI; this comes from the coding sequence ATTGGTTTTCATAACATTTCTGAAGATGCAACGCATATTCTGACTATGGATGCCGATCTTAATCATCAGCCCGAAGATTTACCAATATTTCTAAAAGTGCTTGAGCACAATGATGTTGATGTTGTCATTGGCTCAAGGTATATACCGGGTGGCACTATGAAGAATGTTCATATATAG
- a CDS encoding glycosyltransferase produces the protein MKISAVIAAYNEKENIIELIRRLINVFRSIKVDYEIILVVQGNDGAFELLQDFKNKSKSLIYIIMKNH, from the coding sequence ATGAAAATTTCTGCTGTTATAGCTGCTTATAATGAAAAAGAAAATATTATTGAATTAATCCGTAGATTAATAAATGTATTTAGAAGTATTAAGGTTGACTATGAAATAATTTTGGTTGTTCAAGGCAATGATGGCGCTTTCGAATTATTACAAGACTTTAAAAATAAATCCAAAAGTCTCATATATATTATTATGAAAAACCATTAG
- a CDS encoding radical SAM protein: MLNNPDGLAQVNGIYLKKNGKVIFTGEREPIYDLDILPFPAWYLIDMNAYHHPLSRSNRFASVLTSRGCPLMCTFCSRGVFSRKYRKRSVRNIIEEIQILIAKYNIEEIHFIDDTFTLNRTHIEGICHEIINRGWRLKWATPNGVHVNTLDYSLLNLMKRAGCYSLSFGVESGNQETFDYIKKGQTLGKVKKVFDICHKIGIETVAFIIIGFPNESRREIDKTLSFLKEIKADIADIHMLIPLPGTELYDELDANGYIVERDWSKYVFHNLPVYRTNYFSPDAMFNEYKRIYLAYHMRPKYIFSRLSHTKSLEQIKNNINGLLTLLTIKLKR, encoded by the coding sequence TTGTTGAACAACCCTGATGGGCTGGCTCAAGTTAATGGAATTTATTTAAAAAAAAACGGTAAAGTAATTTTTACAGGAGAAAGAGAGCCAATTTACGATTTAGATATTTTACCCTTTCCAGCTTGGTACTTAATTGATATGAATGCTTACCATCATCCTCTCTCGCGCTCAAATCGGTTTGCTTCAGTACTTACGAGTCGTGGTTGTCCATTGATGTGTACTTTTTGTAGCCGTGGAGTTTTTTCACGTAAGTATCGGAAGAGAAGTGTAAGAAATATTATAGAGGAAATACAAATACTTATTGCAAAATATAATATAGAAGAGATACATTTTATTGACGATACTTTTACTTTGAATCGCACTCACATTGAAGGAATTTGTCATGAAATTATTAACAGAGGCTGGCGCCTTAAATGGGCTACACCAAATGGAGTGCATGTTAATACCTTAGATTATAGTTTATTAAATTTGATGAAAAGAGCTGGTTGTTATTCTCTATCTTTTGGCGTAGAGTCAGGTAATCAAGAAACATTTGATTATATTAAGAAAGGTCAAACTCTTGGAAAGGTTAAAAAGGTATTTGATATCTGCCATAAAATTGGTATTGAAACAGTAGCTTTTATTATAATCGGCTTTCCTAACGAAAGTCGGAGAGAGATAGATAAAACATTAAGTTTTTTAAAAGAAATCAAAGCTGATATTGCCGATATTCATATGTTAATTCCTTTGCCTGGTACTGAGTTGTACGATGAACTCGATGCTAATGGCTACATCGTAGAAAGAGATTGGAGCAAATATGTATTTCATAATCTCCCTGTATATAGAACCAATTATTTTTCTCCAGATGCAATGTTTAACGAATATAAGCGTATTTATCTTGCATATCATATGAGACCTAAGTATATTTTTTCAAGATTATCACATACAAAGTCATTGGAACAGATTAAAAATAATATTAATGGTTTATTAACTTTATTAACAATAAAATTGAAAAGATGA
- a CDS encoding cobalamin-dependent protein (Presence of a B(12) (cobalamin)-binding domain implies dependence on cobalamin itself, in one of its several forms, or in some unusual lineages, dependence on a cobalamin-like analog.): MIRKSAWIAMPMGLLYLAAILEKNAHSVKIIDMEATGLINSDMKIIIEKENPLFVGITATTPVIKKALELCRIVKEINKEIKTLLIGPHPTHLPMETINEEAVDIVVSGEGEITIYAS; the protein is encoded by the coding sequence ATGATTAGAAAATCAGCCTGGATAGCTATGCCGATGGGATTACTCTATTTGGCTGCCATTTTGGAAAAGAATGCTCATTCTGTTAAAATTATCGATATGGAAGCTACTGGATTGATAAATTCTGATATGAAGATAATTATTGAGAAAGAAAATCCTCTTTTTGTAGGCATTACGGCTACAACACCAGTGATTAAAAAGGCTTTAGAGTTATGTAGAATTGTAAAAGAAATAAATAAGGAGATCAAAACTTTATTGATAGGACCTCATCCTACGCATCTGCCTATGGAAACAATTAATGAAGAAGCAGTTGATATTGTTGTGAGTGGAGAAGGCGAAATTACTATATATGCGAGTTAA
- a CDS encoding glycosyltransferase, with protein MLLTIIVTVYNEVKTILQAIKDAQSLNVEKEIIVIDNCSEDGTRELLRSMGDKSIKIIYQDRNYGFGKSVKA; from the coding sequence ATGCTGTTAACAATAATTGTAACAGTCTATAACGAAGTTAAGACTATTCTTCAAGCTATTAAGGATGCTCAGTCTCTTAATGTTGAAAAAGAAATAATTGTGATTGATAATTGCTCGGAAGACGGTACAAGAGAGTTACTTAGGAGTATGGGAGACAAATCCATAAAAATAATTTATCAGGATAGAAATTATGGGTTTGGAAAATCTGTAAAGGCATGA